The Faecalibacterium sp. I3-3-33 DNA window GCCCCCTGAACAATATCCATCTGGAAAACGGCAAGCCGGTTTGGGGCAAAAACTGCACCCACTGCATGGCGTGCATCTGCTACTGCCCTAAAGAAGCCATCGAGTACGGCAAAAAGAGCAGGGGAAAGCCACGGTATCACTTTGAAGCACTGGAAAAGAAGCAGGACGTATGAAATTAAGGGGGCTCCGGCGGCAGGCAACCGGCTGATGATAAGGCAGATTTGTCCTTGAAAGAATAAACCTATTGACATGGTGCGAAAATGGGTTTATACTATCCCCAACACAAGGGAGGGAGCACAGGCAGATGAAACATACAGCAGATGCCCGGCACAGGCTGCCCGGGCGAATGCGCTGCTCCCAGACAATTTTCCGGCAGACAGACTGAGAAAAAACAGGAAGATGCCGTTGTCTGGGAGAAGCACCCGGACATACATCGTCAAAAAAGGAGAACCGACAATGGCTGATTATAAACTGTGGAACGCACTGAAAGACGCTAAAAAATATCGCTGGGTGGAACTTTCTCACTCACTGAACAATGAAAGCCCCTACTGGTCCGGCATCCCGGAAGGCTCTGTGGAACTGGCAAAGACCGTGTGGGACTGGGGTAAGCCGGAACTGGAATGCCTGATCCAGACCTTCAAATTCCCCGGACAGTTTGGTACCCATATTGACTTCCCGGGGCACTTCATCAAGGGCAAAGCACTGTCCGAAAAGTATGATGTGAACGACCTGATTTTCCCGCTGGTGGTCATTGATATTTCCCAGCAGGCCAAGAAAGACCCTCGCTACGCTGTGACGGTGGAGGACATCAAGGCCTATGAGGCAAAGTACGGCCCCATCCCGGATGGTGCGCTGGTAGCTCTGCGCAGCGACTGGTACAAGAAGTGGCCGGATATGGATGCGCTGTCCGGCATCGACGCAGAGGGCAAAGAAAATGCTCCCGGCTGGTCGCTGGAAGCATTGGAGTATATCTACAAGGTACGCAATGCCGCCGCCAACGGCCACGAAACGCTGGATACCGATTCCTCTGCAGTGGCGGAGGAAAAGGGCGACCTTGCCTGCGAGCGCTATGTTCTGGACAACGACAAGCTGCAGGTGGAGGTGCTTGCAAATCTGGATAAAGTGCAGCCTGCCGGTGCGGTGGTCATTGTTTCTTATCCCCGCATCGAGAGTGCAACCGGTCTGCCCGCGCGGGTCTGGGCCATTACCGAATAAGAGCGGGGAAGTGGGAAGATGTCCTTTGAAAAAGCAAAAGCAGATCTGGAAGAAAAAGGTCTGGGAGACCATGTCATTGTGCTGAACGAGTCCTCGGCAACCGTGGCAGAAGCAGCGCACGCACTGGGCGTAGAGCCTGCCAGCATCGCCAAAACGCTGTCGGTTTTGCAGGGCGAAAAGCCGGTGCTTATTGTTACCGAGGGCACGGCAAAGCTGGACAACCACAAGTACAAGAGCCTGTTCCACATGAAGGCCAAAATGATCCCCTACGATGAGGTGGAAGCCTATGTGGGGCATGCCCCCGGCGGCGTGTGCCCCTTTGGGGTGAACGAGGGCGTGGCGATCTATCTGGACGAGAGTCTGCGCAAGTTCGATACCGTCTACCCGGCAGCCGGCAACGGTCACACCGCCGTCAAGCTGACCTTGCAGGAGCTGGAAGCAGCCGCCGGAGCCGAGGGCTGGGTGGATGTCTGCAAAGAACCGGAAGGCGAGTAAAAATACGATAAACGCAAAGGGAGTTCTGCCCGGACCTTTGTCCGTGACGGAAATCCCTTTTTGCTTCGCAGAGTAATTCACAACACGCTTCTATCTTTATTTCTATCGTAAGTCAAGAAATTAGTGCAACATTCAAACAGCATATTTGCGATATGCAATTCAACGCTGTTGCTGTTGCATTAAAAAAGTTGAATTGCAATAAAAGCATATAGTTAGCTTCTCCTAAAATCCCTTGACCTTTTTGCCGGAGTGCAGTATACTTTTTATGCAGTTAGTTATGAATAACCACAAGGGGGTACTACATGATACAAGACGCATTCTGGGGGATCTTGATCCCCTTTCTGGGCACAAGCCTTGGGGCGGGCTGTGTGTTCTTTTTGAAAAATGCTTTGCGTGACGGCATCCAGCGTGCCCTCACCGGCTTTGCCGCCGGGGTCATGGTGGCGGCATCCGTATGGAGCTTGCTGATCCCGGCTATGGAGCAGGCCGCAGATCTGGGCAGGCTGGCATTTTTCCCCGCGGCGGTGGGGTTCTGGCTGGGTATCCTGTTTTTACTGCTGCTGGACCATCTCATCCCACATCTGCATCAGAACAGCTTGCAGGCCGAAGGGCCAAAAAGCCAGTTCCAGCGCACCACCATGATGGTTCTGGCGGTAACGCTGCACAACATCCCGGAGGGTATGGCAGTGGGCGTAGTCTATGCCGGATACCTTGCCGGAACTGCTCAGATCACTGCCGCCGGGGCGCTGGCGCTTTCCCTTGGCATTGCCATCCAGAACTTCCCGGAGGGTGCCATCATCTCCATGCCCCTGCGGGCAGAAGGAATGAAAAAAGGCCGGGCGTTCTGGGGCGGCGTGCTGTCCGGCATTGTAGAGCCCATCGGGGCAGTGCTGACGATTCTGGCGGCAGGCATCGTGGTGCCCGCGTTGCCCTATCTGCTCAGCTTTGCAGCCGGTGCCATGCTGTATGTGGTGGTGGAGGAACTGATCCCGGAAATGTCGCAAGGACAGCACTCCAACGTTGGCACAATGTTTTTTGCGGTAGGCTTCAGCGTGATGATGGTGCTGGATGTGGCACTGGGGTGACGGTTGGAGATTCCGAAAGCGAAATCTCTTTCGTAATCCCCGAAAAAGCCTAAACTCCTTGACAGAGGCAGCAGCAGGGCGTATTATTTTGGCAGTGGGACCGCTGTGAAGCGGCTTTTTATAGAGCAGAAAGTTAGTTTTACCTAACTATTCGACGCCCGTATCCCGGAGGACGTCTGGAAAAGGCAGCGCGTAAGGAGGACGGAACATGGAACGAAAAGAAGCGATTCGCAGCGCCTATCGGCTGACAGGCGGCAACAACTTTTATGACGGCATGATCACTTGTTCCACCCTGAGTGGGAAAGCGGTGTGCCGCTTGGTGTGGGATATGAACAAAGCGGAAAACGATGCCTATCTGGAAAAGGCATTGTCCGGCATCCCGGAACATTTTTCCGGAAAGCTGCTGGAGGTGCCGGTGGGCACCGGTATTCTGACCATGCCGCTTTACAGGACACTGCCCAAAGCGGACATCACCTGTCTGGATTACTCGGCAGATATGATGGGACAGGCGCAGGAAAAGGCAGACCGCCTGCACCTGAAAAATGTGACCTTCCGGCAGGGAGATGTAGGTGCGCTGTCCTTTGCGGACGGTGCATTCGATATCGTTTTGTCACTGAACGGCTTTCACGCGTTCCCGGATAAAGAGGCCGCTTACCGGGAGGTGTTCCGGGTCTTGAAGCCCGGTGGGACCTTCTGCGGCTGCTTTTATGTAAAGGGGGAGCAGAAGCGGACGGACTGGTTTGTCCGGCATGTTTATGAAAAAACGGGGTTCTTCACGCCGCCCTATGAGACGGCTTTCAGTTTGAAAAAACGGCTGGAGGAAATGTACGCAACCGTAACATTTGGAACAGTGAAGAGCATGGCATGGTTTGTCTGCCGGAAAGGACTACAATGAAATTTAAGACATTTGGAGAGTGGGTGGTGTTTGCCGGGCTGCAAAAAGAAAGACGTTCATAGCGCTGCCTGATGCCGCGCTCAGCGGAGCAAGAACCACACGCCCAGCAGAATCGCAAGGAAGATCAGGTTGGACAGGGTGAACAGCCCGAAATACTGCTTCTTTCCCTGTGGCAGCTCCCGTGCGATCTGCCGGTAGGAAATAAGACTGGCCATGGATGCGATCAGAGTGCCAAGACCTCCCAGATTGGTGCCGATGATGAGGGCTGGTGTCTCTGCCGTGAACCCGGACAGCAGCAGGGCGGCGGGAACATTACTGGTGACCTGCGAAGCAAGAACCGCCACCAGCACTTCCCGGCCGGTCAGAAACTCCTGCAGCCAGCCGGAGAAAGCGGGAATGCGGCCAAGATTGCCAATGAAGATGAAAAAAGCTACAAAGGTCAGAAGCAGGGAATAGTCCACCGCCCGTAAGGTGTGCGGGTCTGCAAAAAGGGCGCAGACGAGCACAGCGGCAAAGGCGATGCCATAGGGCAGCACCCGGATCACGGACAGCAGGCAAACGGCAAACAGAACCAGATACAGCAGGATGATCTTCTGATCCCCCTGAGATGCAGAAGAAGAAACAAGCTCGTCCACGGAGAGGGCAGCAGAGGCTTTCCGGCAGACCATTGCTGCCCAAGCCAACAGCAGGAGCAGAGAGACCAGGGTGTAGGGTAGCATAAGAAGCACAAAGCCCCCGATGCTCATGCCGCTTTTTCCGTAAAGATAGAGGTTCTGCGGGTTGCCGATGGGGGTCAGCATACTGCCAAGGTTTGCCGCAATGGTCTGCATACAGACCACCGGGATCAGAAGGGAGCGGCGGACATCCGCTCCCAAACGGCTCAGGACCACGAACGTAAAGGGAACGAAGGTCAGCAGGGAAACATCGTTGGTGATGAACATGCTTCCAAAAAAGCACAGCCCAACCAGTACCAGCGTCAACTGAAAGGTGCTATGGGTACGGGACAGCAATGCCCGGCCCAGTCCATCAAAAAAGCCCTGCCGCCGCAGCCCGGCCATGACCGTCATCAGGGAAAACAGGATCGCCAGCGTGCGCAGGTCGATGTAGCCGAGATACTGCGCATCCGGCGGAACAAAGAAGGCGGAGACAACGGCCAGCACAGCGGCTGCGGTGAGGACCGTTTCCTGCTGAATGAATTGTTTGAGTAGTTTCATAGAGACACATCCTTGTAATTGTAAAGGCAGCCCTGCTACGGTGCCGGACGGCCTTTTTTCGTATTTCAGAGCAACAGCTCAAACAACCCGATCATCAGCGGCATGGTCAGGATGGAAAGCAGCGTGCTCAGGACATAGATCGCGCTGGAATGAGAAGCATCCCGATCATAGAGCTGTGCCATGGAGGTGACTGTTGCACAGGCGGGGGTAATGGCAGAAAGGTAGACCGTCATCAGGATGGACTTGCCGTCCGGGATCCAAAGGGATGCGTGAACTGCCCAAAGCAGCAGAACGATGACCAGCGGAACACCCAGCAGACGCAGAAATACCGGCAGATAGTTGCGCGGGGTGCAGAAAACCTTTTTGAGGGGGACTTCCGCAATGGCCATGCCTGCCAGCAGCATTCCCATGGGGCCGATCATATTGCCGACACTGCTCAGTGTGCTGGTGATCGGGGCGGGCAGCGAGATGTGCAGCAGGTACAGCAGAGCACCGGCTGCAATGGCGATCAGATTGACATTGGTAAGGAGCTTGCGCCATTCCAGCCGGGCAGACCCCTGCAGGCAGGCGCTTGCATGGGTCCAGAGCAGTACCAGCTGTACAATGACAAAGGCGCAGGAGTAGACAACATATTCCTCCCCCAGCAGAGCCTGCACAATGGGAATGACCAGCGCGGCGGCATTGCTGTAAATGATATTGACCTGCTCCACGGCGTCCAGCTTGAGAGCTTTGCGGAACAGCGCATTCAGAAGCAGAAATACAGCGTGCATTCCAACGGCGATGCCCATGGAATAAAGCAGCCCGGTGCGGATCTCCGGTGTATCCTTGATCTGAAAGGCGTTCAGAACGACACAGGGCATGACCAGATAGACAAAGACCACAGACAGCACCTTACTGTCCGATGACTTCAACAAGCCGGTTTTTACAACGGCATATCCCATCAGCAGAATCAGAAATAGCTGCGCGATCTGCTGCATCAATAAAAGGCTGATTTGCATTTAGAACTCCTCTTTTGCAATTCGTTTTTGCAGCACCATCCTACTCCATTAGAGCGGCATCGTCAAGAGAAAACAGGAAAAACGCGATTCGAGCAAGAAAAAACGGATGGCTCTGCAGAACCATCCGCTAAAACTGGTATCGTCAGTCTTTCCGATACTTATATGCACCCTCAATGGCGTAGACCAGATGATAACGGAACCGGGCGTGTCGGGGCGAGTCCCTTTCTGCGCGTCCGGCTTCCAAAAAGCCCGTGCGGCTTCACGGTTTAAGCAAGGATTCCGGTGGACTGCAAAAACAGCACCAGCATCATCACCGGGGCAACATAGCGGATCATCACCCGGTAGAGCTTCTTGCGGCGGAAGGTCTCGCCGTTGCGCTGCATCTCGTCAATGACGTAATCCGGCGTCATGACCCAGCCGATCAGGATGGTGGACAGCAGGGCAATGAAGGGCATCATGACGCTGTTGCTGACGTAGTCCATGATATCCAGCAGCTGAGCCGCAGAGCCGTTGGGCAGCTGTACCTCAAAATAGAAGATGCTGTAACCCAGCGCAATGATGGCGGAAGCGGCCAGATAAATGACCGTCAGCACAAGCACCGTCTTTTTGCGGCCCGAGTGGAAGATCTCCATGCAGTTTGCGGTGATGGATTCCAGCACCGAGATGCAGGAGGTCAGGGTGGCAAAAATGGCGGTGACGAAGAACAGGATGCCCACAAATGTGCCGGCCTTGCCCATAGCGGCAAACACCTTGGGCAGCGAGACGAACATCAGGCTGGGGCCTGCGCTCATGCCCTCGGTGCCGGAGAACACATACACGGCGGGGATGATCATGGCACCGGCCAGCAGCGCTACGCCGGTATCGAAGATCTCGATCTGATTCACCGCCTTGTTCAGGTCTACTTCCGGTTTGACGTAGGAACCGTAGGTGATCATAATGCCCATGGATACGCTGAGAGAGAAGAACAACT harbors:
- a CDS encoding cyclase family protein, whose translation is MADYKLWNALKDAKKYRWVELSHSLNNESPYWSGIPEGSVELAKTVWDWGKPELECLIQTFKFPGQFGTHIDFPGHFIKGKALSEKYDVNDLIFPLVVIDISQQAKKDPRYAVTVEDIKAYEAKYGPIPDGALVALRSDWYKKWPDMDALSGIDAEGKENAPGWSLEALEYIYKVRNAAANGHETLDTDSSAVAEEKGDLACERYVLDNDKLQVEVLANLDKVQPAGAVVIVSYPRIESATGLPARVWAITE
- a CDS encoding YbaK/EbsC family protein translates to MSFEKAKADLEEKGLGDHVIVLNESSATVAEAAHALGVEPASIAKTLSVLQGEKPVLIVTEGTAKLDNHKYKSLFHMKAKMIPYDEVEAYVGHAPGGVCPFGVNEGVAIYLDESLRKFDTVYPAAGNGHTAVKLTLQELEAAAGAEGWVDVCKEPEGE
- a CDS encoding ZIP family metal transporter; this encodes MIQDAFWGILIPFLGTSLGAGCVFFLKNALRDGIQRALTGFAAGVMVAASVWSLLIPAMEQAADLGRLAFFPAAVGFWLGILFLLLLDHLIPHLHQNSLQAEGPKSQFQRTTMMVLAVTLHNIPEGMAVGVVYAGYLAGTAQITAAGALALSLGIAIQNFPEGAIISMPLRAEGMKKGRAFWGGVLSGIVEPIGAVLTILAAGIVVPALPYLLSFAAGAMLYVVVEELIPEMSQGQHSNVGTMFFAVGFSVMMVLDVALG
- a CDS encoding class I SAM-dependent methyltransferase, producing MERKEAIRSAYRLTGGNNFYDGMITCSTLSGKAVCRLVWDMNKAENDAYLEKALSGIPEHFSGKLLEVPVGTGILTMPLYRTLPKADITCLDYSADMMGQAQEKADRLHLKNVTFRQGDVGALSFADGAFDIVLSLNGFHAFPDKEAAYREVFRVLKPGGTFCGCFYVKGEQKRTDWFVRHVYEKTGFFTPPYETAFSLKKRLEEMYATVTFGTVKSMAWFVCRKGLQ
- a CDS encoding SLC13 family permease; the encoded protein is MKLLKQFIQQETVLTAAAVLAVVSAFFVPPDAQYLGYIDLRTLAILFSLMTVMAGLRRQGFFDGLGRALLSRTHSTFQLTLVLVGLCFFGSMFITNDVSLLTFVPFTFVVLSRLGADVRRSLLIPVVCMQTIAANLGSMLTPIGNPQNLYLYGKSGMSIGGFVLLMLPYTLVSLLLLLAWAAMVCRKASAALSVDELVSSSASQGDQKIILLYLVLFAVCLLSVIRVLPYGIAFAAVLVCALFADPHTLRAVDYSLLLTFVAFFIFIGNLGRIPAFSGWLQEFLTGREVLVAVLASQVTSNVPAALLLSGFTAETPALIIGTNLGGLGTLIASMASLISYRQIARELPQGKKQYFGLFTLSNLIFLAILLGVWFLLR
- a CDS encoding AEC family transporter, encoding MQISLLLMQQIAQLFLILLMGYAVVKTGLLKSSDSKVLSVVFVYLVMPCVVLNAFQIKDTPEIRTGLLYSMGIAVGMHAVFLLLNALFRKALKLDAVEQVNIIYSNAAALVIPIVQALLGEEYVVYSCAFVIVQLVLLWTHASACLQGSARLEWRKLLTNVNLIAIAAGALLYLLHISLPAPITSTLSSVGNMIGPMGMLLAGMAIAEVPLKKVFCTPRNYLPVFLRLLGVPLVIVLLLWAVHASLWIPDGKSILMTVYLSAITPACATVTSMAQLYDRDASHSSAIYVLSTLLSILTMPLMIGLFELLL
- a CDS encoding sodium-dependent transporter: MEKKASSFSGQIGFVLAAAGSAVGVGNLWRFPYLAAKDGGGLFLLVYLVLVLTFGFTLLTSDIAIGRRTKQSAIRAYETMRPKWKFLGILTFLVPVLIMTYYAVIGGWITKYAVVYLTGQSAAAAEDGYFTSFITSPVSPVVFALLFMGVTAFIVYNGVEGGIERVSRYMMPILLVLVVVIAGYALTLRHEDASGQMRTGLEGLRYYLTPHMEGLTVSRFLQILLDAMSQLFFSLSVSMGIMITYGSYVKPEVDLNKAVNQIEIFDTGVALLAGAMIIPAVYVFSGTEGMSAGPSLMFVSLPKVFAAMGKAGTFVGILFFVTAIFATLTSCISVLESITANCMEIFHSGRKKTVLVLTVIYLAASAIIALGYSIFYFEVQLPNGSAAQLLDIMDYVSNSVMMPFIALLSTILIGWVMTPDYVIDEMQRNGETFRRKKLYRVMIRYVAPVMMLVLFLQSTGILA